The following is a genomic window from Cygnus atratus isolate AKBS03 ecotype Queensland, Australia unplaced genomic scaffold, CAtr_DNAZoo_HiC_assembly HiC_scaffold_76, whole genome shotgun sequence.
GCATCTGAATTCCTGGGGCGCTGTCCTGTGCCTCCCAGTGATGCTTCTGTGGGCGCTGCAAAGCTTCCTGAGGGCCAGCTGCCACCTGCGAGCGCcgtcctggtgctggcagccggGCGCTGCTACTCTCGCTGTCCTGcgatgcagctgcagcagaaagccctgCGCAGAGCCCGAAGTGCCCTCCTGACGCGGGAGGGCCGTGGCCGACGCGCTGGGGCTTGTGCGAGGTCAAGGATGCCTGTGGGGGACAGAGAGGTGTAGGTTAGGGCCTGAGCGGGTGCTGGGCAAGCCTTTCCCCCCCTCCAAGGCCTTTCCCTGGGGAGGGGTGGTCCAGGACCAGCCAGCCCCCCGGCGCGTGGTGCTGCCAACCTAGTCCTTGGTGCTGCTCGTTGCGCTGAACAGGCCCGGCCAACAGACCCTGGGACGGTGCTTGTGTCTGGGACGTTGCTGGCTCATGCGCTGGCGTATCtttggtgcaggaggaggactGCGCTCGGCCTCCCTGCTCGGCGGCAACCTGCATGGGGAGAGCAAGAGCACAGGCAGGTGATGAGAGGGATGTCAGCCCTTGTGCCTGGGGCGTCTGGAaatggagagcagcaggcagctccccagcacgcACACCCCACGCGCTACTTCTGCCTCTGGCTGCCCTCGGTGCCTGGTGCCCACCACGCGTGCTGTGCTTACCTGGTGCCCCGGAACCATAGCCAAGGGAgtagctgctgctcctgcttcatcagctgctgctggactgAGATCTGTGATGTCCTCCCTGAGAAGATCTGCAGTCATAGGAGAAGCCACTTCTTCTTGTGGCGCCGCTGCTGCAGTGAGAGGGGCTTCCGTGGCTTCCCCTACGGCACCTCCAGCCAAGGCAGAGGCCGAGGATGTACagtctgcaggctctgctgtgggaggaggCACCCTGGGTCCTGTGGCCGAGGGAGCAGTTGGTGCCTTGCTCGTGGCTCCCTGGCTCATGGCTACAGCATAGCGTAGGACTGCAGAGGCGATGATCCGGGCTGTTTCATGCAGATCTTCGTCGCAGGCACTGGAGGCATGTTGGGCACGTCCCTGGCTCTCAGCCATCACCgcagtgctgtgctcactgGGGGTGGGACAGGCTGATGGCTTTGATTCTGGAGCCCCACGTATCAGGGGAGGCGCTCTCTTCCCCTCATCTTCAAAAGCAGGGGCTGATGGAGGACTTGCTGGCCTGCTCTCCGCCGGTGCTGTTGCGGTGAGAGGCGTGCCGTGCCTCTCTTCCCCTGGACCTTCTGCCAGGGGAGCAGCTGATGGTGCAGTGTCCGTGGGCTCCAGTGAGCCAAGAGAGGCGCTTGTTGGgggttctgctgcttctgctgcagcctccctgtccACGCTGCTGGATGAGCTGCCCTCTTCCTGGGGAAAGGCCTGCGGttcctggaggaggctggggaaccTGGGGTTGATCCAGGAGTCGAAGATGAcaatctcttcctcttcatccgATGCCACAGGACCGCTTTCTTtcctgccccggccctggcTTGTCCCCTCGTTGCCGCTCCCCTGCCTGGGTTTGatgttttgctctctctcttgcCCTTGCTTCTCACCCGTGTCTGGGCTGGCTGGTGCAGGGTCTCTGCCTGGCAGCCGTTGTTCCTGCACATACCCGGGGATCAggccctggcagagcagtggtCCCCCTGCTCTCCGCGTCTGTCTGGACCCCGGCTGATCTTGTTGCTGTCACTGAGCACCCTGTGtgtgccagctcccccagtGCTCCAGCTAAGGCAGATGCTGAGGATGCAGAGTCTGCAGGCTCTGCCGTGGGAGGAGGCACGCTGGGTCCTGTGGCCAAGGGAGCGGTTGGTGCCTTGCTCGTGGCTCCCTGGCTCATGGCTACAGCTTGTCGTAGGACTGCGGAAACGAGGGTCCGGCCTGTTTCATGCAGATCTTCATGACAGGCACTGGGGGCATGTTGGGCACGTCCCTGCCTCTCAGCCATCACCgcagtgctgtgctcactgGGGGTGGGACAGGCTGATGGCTTTGACTCTTGAGCCCCGCGTGTCTGGGGAGGCGCTCTGTAGCGCTCATCTTCAAAAGCAGGGGCTGATGGAGGACTTGCTGGCCTGCTCTCTGCCGGTGCTGTTGCGGTGAGAGGCGTGCCGTGCCTCTCTTCCAGGCAAGCAGGCGATGTTTCAGTGTCCAGTGAGCCAAGAGAGACTCTTGTTGGGggttctgcttcttgtgctgcagcctccctgtccACGCTGCTGGGCGAGCTGCACACTTTCTGGGGAAAGGCCTGTGGCTCCTGGAAGAGGCTGGGGAAGCTGGGGTTGATCCAGGAGTTGAAGATGGTAATTTCTTGCTCTTCATCCCATCTCACAGgacctctttctttcctgccccggccctggcTTGTCCCATCCTTGCCGCTCCCCTGCCTGGCTTTGATGTGTATCTGTCTCTGCTGCCCTTGCTTCTCACCCGTGTCTGGGCTTGCTGGTGCAGGGTCCCTGCCGGCAGCCGGTTTTCCTGCACGTGCCTGGTGATGGcgccctggcagagcagtggtCCACCTGCTGTCCCGTGTCTGTCTGGACCTCGACTGCTCTTGTTGATGTCACTGTGCACCCCGTGTGTGCCAGGTCCACCAGTTCTGCAGGCCGTTGGCCGTGTTCCCAGCTTTCAGCCATTGTCTTTGCCAGGACTTCAGACACAAGGGACTGTGCTGTGTCCCGCAGTGCTGCGAAAGAGTCTGTGGGGCAGTGTGGGGCAGCCTGCCGACTCTTCTTCCAATCCTGGGGtactgctgtgaggagaggtggTGTTCTGTGGCCTTTGCTCCTGGGACCTCTGCACAAGGGAGGAAGCTCTGCCTCCCTCATGGCTCCCTCGTTGCAGGCTATAGCACTGCTAATGACACTGGAGACGAAGGCCTTTACTGGGTCTTCCATGTCCTCGgcggaggctgcagggctgtttttggCAGGGTGCTGACTCTTCTTCCAGTTCTGGGGCACTGCTGTGAGGAGTGGTGGTGTTATGCGGCCTTTGCTCCTGGGACGTCTGCCCAAGGGAGAAAGCCTTGCCTCCCTCATGACTCCCTGGTTCCAGGCTATGGCATTGTTAATGGCAGCGGAGACAAAGGCCTTTACTGGGTCTTCAATTTCTtcggcaggggctgcagggctgcttttggACGAGCGCTGactcttctccttcccattttGGGGCACTGCTGTGGTGAGAGGTGCTGTTCTGTAGCCTTTGGTCCCGGGACCTCTGCCTGAGGGAGAAagccttgctttgctgttggCTTCCTCGTTGCAGGCTAGAGCGTTTGTTATGACTGTGGAGACGAAGGACCGTACTGTGTACTCCCTGTCCTCGTCAGGGGCCACAGGGCTGTGTGGGCCACGTTCCCGGCTCCCTGCCCTCACTGCCTTGTCCCTCTCACCAGAGATGCACGGAAGAGGTGGCAGAAGCTCTTGGTGGCTGTGGGCCTCTGTGCCCAACGCCTttgcccttcctgcagctgaagatgCAGAGGCTGTTGCTTGTAGACGGGGCAGCTTGCAAGTGACCCTTTCAGATGACGACGTCGGTGCTGCACGCGCTtgcttgggtgctgctgcctgagtCGCTGCCTGCCTTGGGAAAGGCGGCATGGCTGGCAGATGGATTCTCTCTTCCTGCCGCACCCCACTGTGCGGCAGCGTCTTCATGTCTTGCAGCTTCTCCATCTGCAAGAGAAACTGAGGAGAAAGGCCGGGTTACTTTGGT
Proteins encoded in this region:
- the LOC126913773 gene encoding nematocyst expressed protein 3-like, which gives rise to MAESQGRAQHASSACDEDLHETARIIASAVLRYAVAMSQGATSKAPTAPSATGPRVPPPTAEPADCTSSASALAGGAVGEATEAPLTAAAAPQEEVASPMTADLLREDITDLSPAAADEAGAAATPLAMVPGHQVAAEQGGRAQSSSCTKDTPAHEPATSQTQAPSQGLLAGPVQRNEQHQGLGILDLAQAPARQPRPSRVRRALRALRRAFCCSCIAGQRE